TCTTGCCCCCGCCCCAATCCGGCTGAGGCTCACGGCCCCCTCACTCCTGTCCCCTGCAGACGGCACGGAGGTGGCGAGCGCAGCGGCCGCTCCTGGCCCGCAGCGGCAGCTGGTGGAGGAGCTGCAGAGCCGCTACAGGCAGATGGAGGAGCGCATCACCTGTCCCATCTGCATCGACAGCCACATCCGCCTAGTGTTTCAGTGTGGCCACGGCGCGTGCGCGCCTTGCGGCGCAGCGCTCAGCGCGTGCCCCATCTGCCGCCAGCCGGTGCGCGACCGCATCCAGATCTACGTGTGACCGGCAGTGCCCGGCCCCCGCCCACCCGTGTTTTATAAAAGGATCCATGCACTCTGCCGTCTGTTCCTGCCTGTGGCCGGTCCCCCTAACCCCCTTGTCCCGACTCGGCCTCTCCCATCCGGCAGGGCTCCTGCCGAgcgccccccaccccctccccggcCTCACGTGTCCTGCCAGCCCGGGGCTCTTccagccccgccccgcccccagaTCGGGAACAGCCTCTACAGGCCGGCCGTAAGCTGCTGGCCCCCCCCACCCCGTCTGTGTCCGACGGAGAAGGGGGGCCGGGACCGCTCTGTCCTCTGGCTACGCGTTGGGCGGGCCTGCTCGAGCCGCCCCGCCCCATTCTGGAGGCCGGGACCCCAATGTGGACCCAGCCGGGGACCTACCCCCGACCCCCAGCAGCGCTCCTGCTACCTCCCAGACACTCCCTCCTCCCCCTGTTCCTCTGGGGCAGGGCGCGTCCCCGCGGGAACTGTAGGCCCAGGCTTGGCGGCTGAGCAAACTTGGGGAGGGGGGGCTGGTTGGATCTCAGGACCGGAGAACATGGGAGGGGGGACACGGACCTGGGGAGGCGGTGGCACACGCGGGGGCGAACTTTTTGCAGCAAGTATTTAGCCACGAAGGGGGGGTGCTGCCCTGGGCTGGTGCCGGCGCTTTCCAAGAACCACCCGCCGTGCACCGCCCCGCGGAGCCACACGGCTGCCCGCCAGCTGCTTGGCGCTGACCCAGCTGGCTAGACCCACGCTGTCACCCTGGCTAAGGCTGGaatggaaggaggagagaggaccGGACgcgccctccccaccccaccctcccgCAGTCCGCCCTGCCCTCAAGGGCCGCCAACCCCATCCCTCTTCCCGCCAAGAGGCTTCCCACCAAACCCTGCCTGCTGGGCTCATAGCACCTTCATGTTTTGGGGGCTCAGCGCACCCACTCTCGCTGCCCCCTCAACCTGGACGGTTCCACGTTTTAGACGCCCCGCGCTGAACTCCGCTTCCCGTTTCTCCCTCTCGGTAGACCCCAGCCCCTTCTGCGCCCATTCGGGGACTCTCGCTCCCCAACCTCCCACGCACGACTCGTTTTCTCCCAGCTTCCTACCTGAGGGTCCTGCCCTCCCAGGCCCGCCCCTCCGCTGGCTTTTTCCTGGCGCTCCCGGGCCCTTGCCCCGCAGCCTTGTCCCTTCTGCAGTCTCCTTCCAGACGCCACGTCCCCatgtctcccccctcccccagcctctctCCGCCCCGTCAGCCGCCCCAAACTCAGTTGCCGCGTCCCCTCCCCTCAGCTTTCGCGGGGACGCGTCCTGGGCTGGCCCCACGGAGCCGCCAGAGCCAGGACGGAGACTCGACTCCCGGGTCTCATCTGGTgcatggggggagggggtgtcCGTTTGAAGAAAAAGCCATTGGGGTCATTCAGCCCCCAGCCGATGAGGAGACCCCGTTGACCGCCCTTCCCTAAGCCTGAGCCCCTGGCGTGCGCCTCCTCCCTGGCTGCCCCGGGCCTCCACACACTCTGGAGTCCTCCCGGTGCCCCAAGGGGCGCCGCCCGGCAGGCCCTGCCCAGGCTCCTGCCACCGACCGCCAAGACGCGGGTCCCCGCGGCCCAGGCTGCAGTGGCTGGGAGATCCGACCGTAGGCGGCCAGCTGGTTCCCTTCAGCGCGGCCGCGCCTCCGCGCCCCCCCCCCCGGGGGCTGTAACCCGAGCCGCCCCTCCTCCCGTGCCGCGCTGCTCCACGCGCCGGACAGCGAGCCCGCAGCACCATGGGCCGCGGGGCCTGCGCCCCCTCGAAGGCGTCGGGGGCGCCCGGGCAGGACCGCCGGTTCGGAGCTGTCCTGGGCGCCCTGTGCCTGCTCCCCGCGCTGGTGCTGCTGGCCCGGCCCGGGGTCCCAGCGGCGCAGGTGAGAGCGGGCGGCCGGGCGGGGCCGGGAAGGGGGGCCGGGCGGGTGTGTCCAAGCGTCCGTGGACTGGGGCGTCCGTGGGTAAGTGCATTCGTGGGTCTGGCCGctgggctggggggtggggaagcAGCACATCTGGCTCCAGCCCCGCCTACTCGGTTCTTTCCCAGTTTTCGGTAACCGTTTTATTTCTTGTGTAACAGTAACACTCTATTGGGAAAGGATAAGGGCAAACTCAGAAAATCCTAAAGCGGGACGGTCAGTCAACGCTCgcaacccccaccccccccagccTATTCCTGTAGCCTCGGGGTTGGGGAACCTCCTTGCTGCCTCCCACGCCACTCGCTTCTCTTGAAGGGAGATGTGGCGGCGCCGGACCCCGCAGGTGTCCCTGTCACCCCCGTCCCTGGCTCGCCACCCCTTCAGGCGCCCCGCAGACGCCGCTACACGCTGACCCCGGCCCGGCTACGATGGGACCACTTCAACCTCACATACAGGTGCGGATCCTGGGCCTGGGGGCAGCCCCCGCCTAACTGATCTCCTCAGGATCCTCTCCTTCCCACTGCTCCCGACCTTGTCCCACCCCCAGGATCCTGTCCTTCCCACCACCCCTGACTCCCCCCAAGGATCCTGTCCTTCCCACCACCCCTGACTCCCCCCCGAGGATCCTGTCCTTCCCATCACCCCgactcccccccccccaggaTCCTGTCCTTCCCACCACCCCTGACTCCCCCCCCAGGATCCTGTCCTTCCCACCACCCCTGACTCCCCCCCCAGGATCCTGTCCTTCCCACCACCCCTgactcccccccccccaggaTCCTGTCCTTCCCACCACCCGGACCTTGACCCCCCAGGATCCTCTCCTTCCCGCGGAACCTGCTGAGTCCCAGCGAAACCCGTCGGGGCCTGGCTGCCGCCTTCCGCATGTGGAGCGACGTGTCCCCCTTCAGCTTCCGCGAGGTGGCCCCCGAGCAGCCCAGCGACCTCCGTATAGGTGGGCGCCTGCCCTGCCCTGGCCCGGCCCCGCCCGCGGCCCGCTCAGCCTCGTGCTCCCCCCAGGCTTCTACCCAATCAACCACACGGACTGCCTGACCTCAGCCCTGCACCACTGCTTCGACGGCCCCACGGGCGAGCTGGCCCACGCCTTCTTCCCCCCGCACGGTGGCATCCACTTCGACGACAGCGAGTACTGGGTGCTGGGCCCCACTCGGTACAGCTGGAAAAAAGGTGACCCGCGCTGCCCACTCCAGCCGCGCATCCCTAGTGCCGCCCCTCCCTGGCGCCGGGCACCACCGCGGGGCTACAGCGGGAGGGACGTGGGGGTGGCGGACATTTGGGGTCAAACTGGCTGGGCTGGGAGGCCGCGGGGCGGGAAGGTCACAGGCCTGAGGTTCCAGCTCCCCGAACCTCCCCCTCAACCCGCGGCCGCTGAGGGCGCTGAGCTGCATTCCTGGGGCCCGAGTCACGGCCTGTCTCGGGACGTTGTTATCTTCCGAGGCCGCTGCGGCTCCACGTGGCACAGCCAGCAGGGTGGAGGCAACGGGCTGGGGTCTTCGTAGCGCTGACCCCCCGGCCTGCAGGCGTGTGGCTCACGGACCTGGTGCACGTGGCAGCCCACGAGATCGGTCACGCACTGGGCCTGATGCACTCGCAGCACGTCCGGGCCCTCATGCACCTCAACGCCACGCTGCGTGGCTGGAAGGCGCTGTCGCAGGACGAGATGTGGGGGCTGCACCGGCTCTACGGTGAGGTGGAGTAGGAAAGGGGGTGCTTGTGGGCGGGGCGCGGAGGACAGTGCTGTTGGGGGGGGGCCGGTGCGGGTGGGTATTGGGGGCAGGAGGTGCAGGTGGGaggcgggggtgggggcgggCCCAGGTGGGACGAGGGCAGGCCCTGAGCCGGAGCCGCCTTCCGCAGGCTGCCTGGACCGGCTCTTTGTGTGCGCATCCTGGGCGCGGAGGGGCTTCTGTGATGCCCGACGGAGGCTCATGAAGCGACTCTGTCCCAGTAGCTGTGACTTTTGCTACGGTGACTCCAGGGCGGAGGAGTGGGTGGACCTTCTCGGGTTTGTTTCTGTGTTCTCTAGGAGGAGGTGGGGGTACTGATGTGgcactcccccctcccccggaACAGAGTTCCCCTTCCCCACGGTGGCGGCCACCCCACCGCCCCCCAGGACCAAAACCAGGCTGGTGCCTGAAGGCAGGAACGTGACCTTCCGCTGCGGCCAGAAGATCCTGCACAAGAAGGGCAAAGTGTAGTGAGTGCTGGGTGGGAGGCAGACCTGGGGGTCGGAGGGGCAGGTGGGCGGCCTAGCCTAGctgcccgccccccgcccccgcagcTGGTACAAGGACCAGGAGCCCCTGGAGTTCTCCTATCCCGGCTACCTAGCGCTGGGCGAGGCACACTTGAGCATCATCGCCAACGCCATCAACGAGGGCACCTACACGTGCGTGGTGCGGAGGCGCCAGCGGGTGCTCACTACCTACTCGTGGCGCGTCCGCGTGAGGAGCTAGTGCGCCTCCTGCAGCCGGGGCCCCGCAGAAATGGGGGCTGATAAAGTGCTTTCTCTACTAGTTTGTCTTTGCCTGTTCTTGGCGGGAAGGCCCTCTGGGCAGGGTTGCAGTCTTGGTGGGAAGCTCTAGAGACCAGGACAACCCCCTTCCCCTCACAGCTGCTTGGGGTCAGGGTGTGGCCTTCAAAGGCAGAGAGAAGACTAGAGAAATAAAGGCTTTTGCCCCACTTAGGCTCATTACACTATGGGGTAGGGCCCAAGAGCTGGCAGCATTGCCGGGGTGCAGGCTGAGCTGGGGCAGAGCCCTTGATCATCCAGGGTTTGCTCAGAGGTGCATGAGACAAACAAGGCTTCCTGTAAGAGATGCCATGAAGGGCCTGGGAGGACAGGGGGGGTGGGGCAGCGGGGCCTCCAAAGCCTTTCCTGATGGGGGGGGGGTCAGTGGGTGCAGCCTGGGGTGGGAACTCAGGGCTGAGGGGTGGTTTGCATGGTTAGGTGCCAGCTAGCTTGGGCAGAGGCGGAAGGCCCCAGCCTCTTCCGCTGCCAGAAGCTGGTGCCCTGTCTAGCCACACCAGTCACTGCAGGCTGGGCAGGAGCCAAAGGCTGCCTTGTTGCCTTCGCCTCCAGGGCCCTGGCCTGCATCTTCCACAGCATCTCACCCAATCGGGTTCTAGCTCTTGTACCAAGCTCCTGACAACCTGGGTTCTAGGCCTTTTCCTCTGCCTGGCCCTGATGTTGCTGAGGCAGCCAGGGGAGGCGGCATTGGAAATGAGGTCAGACAGCTAAGGACCCACCAGTGTGAGCCACCCTGTCCCTTCACCTGTGCCAGAGCAAGGGAGCCTCCCACCAGATTCAGCTCTGGGCCAGAATGATACTCCAGAGTTTAGAAGGAAACCCCAGAGTTTTTTCAATAGTTCACTACACTTAAAAACTAACATCCTATTGTATAAAAACTCCGGTGTGAGAACAGCAAACACAGTGGCTTGTGGGGCCTGGGCAGGGGCTTACAGCCACGTGGACAATGCTGGGAGGGATCCCAGGGTGTCCACCTGGGTCACTGAGGTCGGCGGCCTCAGAAGGAAGCAGGAAAGTGCTTGCTTCCATGCCTACTAGAAGGTCGCCAGGCCCAGGACATGAATCCCGCAAGATTAACACCCAGAAAAAACCCTCCCACAGCACTGGCTCCAAATTACTACCACTGTCCGACTGGCTGGCCGCCTGGGCTCAGCTTGGCTGCCCGTTTGTGTGTGCTCGCATGCGTGTATGAGGGTGCGTGTGTACGTGTCCAAGTGTGTGTGGGAGAACGTGCCGTACACATTTGCCCCTTAATGCCCAGCTTCTTCACACTGGGCACCCCCAGGACAAGTCTGATCGACCTGAAAAAAGAGCCTTTCCCTCTACAACAAGGAAAATATGATTTAATTCTATAAATTTACAtgccaaaataaaattaaaatgtggaaaatgaaGTAAGAACACGACAAGGAGCTCTGAGTCCGGGCTTCCTGGCCCCAGAGGTCCCTGAAGCTCTGGTTTGGGGATGCAATCTGGACGATGACAGCGCACTAACCACTGTGTCGCCCAGGGGAGCCTTGTGCCCCCACCCCACCTGGCCAGGCCCCACCCACTGGGCGTGTGCTACATCCTGCTCTGAGGTCAGAACTTGAGACTGAAGCCGGGGCCGGCGGCTGAGGCCCCCTGGTTTGTGGTGGTCAGGTGGAAGCCGGTCTCCTTGAGGTCATCATcaccctggggtgggggggtgggggggaggtgagTCAGTGTACCCTGAGGACATGCCCCCCAGCTGGCCCTGCTGGTGAGAACCCCCCCAGTTCCCTCCCTGTGAggatcccctccctccctcctcagcaGCCCCACCCATGAGGACCCTCTCCCTCCAACAGCCCTCTTCCTTTGAAGACCCTCTGGCCCATCAGCCCTGCCTGTGAAGATACCCCTCTCCCTGGGGCCCCTCACCAGCTGGCTGTAGCCCAGGCCCCCCTCAGGCGGCCGTGGGCTGGTGCCACGCTTCACACGCTGCTGCTCACTCTTGGCGGGCCATGTGGGGAACATGGAGGGGTCAATGGGGAGGGGGGTCTCGCGGAAATACTCATGCTTGAGGCCATCTTCAGCATTGATCCTCCGCCCGGGGAAGTAGGTCAGAAACCTGGGGAGAGCAGGGCACCTGGGTCCCAGCAGTGCAGGGGGCAGCTGGGCTGTGGAGGTGGGGCCAGGATGATGGAAAGGCCCCAGATGCcccctccaggggagaaagagtgCCCAGGGTCCCTGGGACTCGGCTGCCAAGAGCAGGGTGTGCTGGGGGAGGGGTGGTTCTAGAAAGGCACATGTAGCAGGCAGGCCTGGGCCAGCACTGGGCCCCACGGCCGCAGAGATGAGGCAGCCGGCCCCTCTAGTGGCGATACTTACTTGTTCATGAGGTCAAAGCCCTGGTCAGAGAGCAGTGCCCCAAAGCGCTTGCGGAGGTTGTTATAGGGGTACTCTGTGAACGTCATCTTCTTGACTGCAGGGAGGTCACTGTAGCCAGGCCAGATTTTCTCACTGGGGGTTCCCAGGTCCTAGGAAGACAGGGACGCCTCAGAATAGCCTGGGTGAACTACAGGGAAGGGTCCACCACCTGGCGGCTGACACCAAGTCAGATCGTCAGAGAGCAGCCCGCAGAACAGCCACCAGTGACTGCCACACCCACCCAGCCCCAGCACGTGGCCCCCTACCTTAAACACTTTGTTGATCTGGTCGATGTCCGACTTGCCAGGGAAAAGGGGCTTCTGAGTCAGCAGCTCCCCAAAGATGCAGCCCACAGACCACATGTCAATGGCTGTGGAGTACTCCTGCAAGGCCAAGGTTCCCAGCTAAGTGAGTCAGGACAGCTCCCCGGGCTCAGGGCGGGGCCACCATGCAGCCCTATGGGCTGCATCCCCCTCCAGGCACCTGTGCACACTCACCTTGGCACCAAGCAGTAGCTCTGGAGCACGGTACCACAGGGTCACCACAACTGGGGTGTAGGCCTTCAGTGGGGACCCATACTCACGCGCCAGCCCAAAGTCACCCACCTGGAAAGGCCATGGGATAAGCTAtggcagggccctgtggcatcatggtggggggtggggggaaggggtaaCAGCAGGGAGGGTGGAGGTGGGAGATGGGAGCAATGATGGTGGGGGGGCATGGTAGGGGCAGGAGGTGAAGGTGGCAGGGGTGGAGATGGTGTTGGGGAGGTGTGGGGAGGAGGTGATGTGGGGGTGGAGGTGATGGGGTGGAGATGGTGTGGGGATGGAGGTGGTGTGGGGGAGGAGGTGGTGTGGGGATGGAGGTGATGTGAGGGTGAAGGTGATGTGAGGGTGGAGGTGGTATGCAGAGATGGTGATGTAGGGGTGGAAGTGATGTGGCGGAAGAGGTGGTGTGGCAGAGAATGTGGTGTCAGGGTGGAGATAATATGCGGAAAAGGTGATATGGGCGAGGAGGTGTGGGGAGGTGAtgtgggggaggtggtgggaaggAGGTGATGGGGTGGAGGTGATGAGAGGGAGGTGATGGGGTGGAGGTGATGAGGGGGAGGAGGTGGTGGGGTGCAAGTGGTAGGGTGGAGGTGGTGTGGGGGAGGTGGTATGGGGAGGAGGTAGTGGGGTAGATGTGGTGTGGGGGAAGTGGTGGTGTGGGGGAGGTGGTGTAGGGGAGGTAGTATGGGGATGAGGTGGTGGGGTGGAGGTGGTGTGGGGTAGAGGCGGAGGACAGGGTGGGGGCAAGTCCACCTTGAGGACACCGGCGTGGCTCAGAAGCAGGTTGGACGTCTTGAGGTCACGGTGCAGAATCCAGTTGTCATGCAAGTGCCTCACCCCCCGCAGCAGCTGGATCATCAGGGTCTTCACTTCCCCTGGGAAAACAGGTGGGTCAcacacctcccctcccccatgaCAAGGAGAGGTGAGCTACAAGGACTGGTCCCTGGGACATCTGCCCAGAGCATGAGAGCTCAACGCTTTAGGCACCCCGCAGGCCAGGGCTCTCCCTGGAGTCAGATTTCAAGGACTGCGAGTGCACCCACTCAGAGACCGAGGGATCCCACCTCCCTTGCCCACCCCGGCTGCCGACACCCAGACTAGGGATTGCGGTGACACGAGAAGAGTTCGCTGTGTCACCCTCACAACATAACAACTTGTGTCTGTGCCACAGCACGTCTCCCTCCCACAGCTGTGGCTGTATCAACCAGTCCCCAGCATGGCCCCCGTAGGGCCTTGGCAGCACCTGGCAGGAAAGGCTGCTTCATGGTCTCCATCAGGCTTTTCAGATCGTGCTCTACATAGTTCATCACGATGTAGATCTTGTCCATGTTGCTTCCCACAACAATCTCCTAGAAAACGTCAAGGGTGTGGGTGAGGATGCACATGCGGGGGCCCTGCAGAGGGGTGTGGGGCCCCTGCCTCTGCAGAAATGACATCTGGAAGCACACACTACAGAACAGTGAGGACTCCACTATTCCCACTATGACAAGAGTGTCTAAGGAAACACTTGGGCCACGTGCCCCTAGACCCTGGGGGACGTGGGCCCCCCATATGGGATGACAAGAAGTGTCAGGTGTCAGGCCTAAGCAGGGTGGATGGGGACAGGGAGTGGGCGGAGCCTTACTCTGACAGTGACGATGTTGGGGTGCTGGGCCTTGAGGATGGTGTTGATTTCTCTTAGCGACGTGATGGGAAAtccctccttttccttttccattttcagCCGTTTCAGAGCCACAATTTCATCTGTAGTGAAAACAGTTTAAAAACAAGAACTAAAAAAACACTCTTATAAAATCACGTTAAGAATATCAGCGAACTGAAACAGGATTTTATGTTTTGCTTATGAAGCCTTTGTTACTCCGCAGTGAGAGAGCACCTTTAGCTAACTGTGAGCCCAAACATGGCCTAGGCACTGAGAAGAaaattccacacacacacaaaaaaacacaaggCATATGTCCCTACACCTTTTCCCCAAAGGGCTGAGGAGGGTTTCTCGTTCACCCTGAGGAGGCTGACGAACCTCAGTGTCTCAAAGGCACCACTTGccctggacttccagaagaaacagctgcaagtgtGGAGAAGGCTGCATCAGGTGCAACTCTGTGTAGACACTGCTCCACTGGCTGACTCACTGAGACTGATGCAGGATAGAGTGCACGGGGACATGTGGGGATGCCTAGTGTCACAaaggggacatctaactcaggGCAATCCAAGCTACCTACTCTCACCAGCAGCCCTGGGTCTCCCATGTCCTTACACAGGTGACCCCCACTTCCTGGCACCTCTGCCTGTCCATGCACCCTCTTCTGAGAGCCAGCAGATGGGCACGGCTTGTTCTAGAATATGCAGAAATATACCAGGACATCTCAGACTGGCTCTCCCACCGTGTGAAGGGCGTGTTCCATTCCACAGCACACTGCCCACCCACCTGGCCTCTCAGCCAGAGAACGGCCAGGCTCTCTGCACCCCAGTCCCTGACCCTCCCCTTTGTGGGACCACCATGGGCTCTACCCACCTGTTTTTTTGTCCTTTGCTCTGTAGACCACCCCGTATGTGCCCTCTTCGATCCTGTTTAGGCACTGGAACTCCTCCACACTCCGGCAGCCCTGGGGGGAGCAAGGATGTGAGAGCTGGGCCAGGACCCCCAGGCTGGGTCAGAGACGCCCTCTCCTCAGACTTGTGGGCTGTGTCAGAGCCCTGTGGACTGGACCAGGATTCCTGGGCTGGGTGAGGACCCCCAAGCTAGGCCAGGACCCCAGGCTGGGCCAGGACCCCTATGCTGCGTTAGGGATGCCCTCTCCTCAGACTCGAGGGCTGTGTCAGAGCCCTCCAGATTGGACCAGGATACCCGGGCTGGGCCAGGACCCCCAAGCTGGGCCAGAACCCCTAAGCTGGGTCAGGGTCGCCTATTTCCTCAGGTCTATGGCCTCGCCCCCCTGCCCACTCATTGTGCCTACACAAAGCAGCGTAGCAAAACCGCTGGGTGTGTCTTTGGGGGGGGCCAGGGTGAGGTGAGAGCGGCACCAGAAGCAACTTTCTCCTTTCTGTATTTCCTTCTGTGAGCACGGGCTACTTTATTATAGATACGACGAAGCAAAGTCCCTCCATACTGACACCTCCGTGTGAAGACCCAGGGTTACCTCATTCTCTGTGCATCCCCCCCATGCCTTTCCACACCTTGGGGCACAGTCAACCAGTGCAGGCCTGGCTGAGCTAGGCAACTCAAACACTCTGAGGGGCAGGTACACTGACTGGGGACAGCTGCCCAGGACACAGGTGTGACTCATGCCCGCTCTGCAGTGCACCCTCTGCAGCACCCTCCTCGGCACACAGGGACTGTGCCATGCGCTCAGGGTGGAAGGGGCTGACCTGCAGGGCGGGCAGGTACTTGGGCAGCTCCTGCTTGAGCTCGATTGGCGACAGGGCGGGGGAGTCGGGCACGCAGTCTCCTTCGGTGAGGGCGCTGCTCTGTGGGGTCCCCTCGCCCccttcttcctccccttcctcaCTCTCCCCGGAATCGCGATCAAATCGTGACTCTGGAACTTCAAAGGACACCCAGTTATAGAACCAGGAATAAGTATGATGTGCCAAGACCCTCTCCCCACTCTGGGGAAGATCCTGAACGTGGAAAAAACCCAGGGTGCTACTGAGGCCCCGCCCAGGAAAACTGCACCCCTGCACTTAGGGACACATGAGGAGACAGGGGCCAtctgcaggggcaggggcttaCCCACGAGGACATGGTTTTCGTTCTCTCGCTCATCGTCATCACTCATCTCCTCTTCGCTCACTTCTTCTGCAAGAGAAAGCAGGTGTCCACCCAGGTGACCGGAGCCAGCGTCGCGCTGTGGCACGCGCCAGACCCCTCGACGGGCAGAATGAGGGTCAGCTAAGCTGATGGAAAGCAAGAAGCATCTCAATAATCGAGTTGGGATCTCGTGGAGTCCCAGGTAGCAAGGCACCCTCaatttaaaaatgctttaaaagacTTCACGCTGCTTTTCTATACTATGTGTTCTATCTATAATATTCCGTGCTTTATAATTAAAGTTTAAAGTTTGTGCCCATGTTCTCCTCACCAGCTGACTGTTCGGAAGCATCCTCGGAATTGCTCCCCgtctcctcttcttcttcctcctcctcttcctcttcctcctcctcctcctcctccgacTCCTCACTGctgctcccctcctcctcctcttcttcctcctcctcctctgagcCGGACCCCGACTCCGCTAGAGGTAGGACACAGTCTCGAGGTGAGCCCACTGGCCTGGCTCTCACAGAGGCAAGCGAGGCCCAGGCCAGGTGTGTGGCCCAGTGTACAGCTACCTGAGGATGACTCTGCTGAGCTGGTCTTCCTCTCACTGTCACTGACATCTTGCAAGTCGGACAGGGGGtctctttcttccattttctcttcctttactgtgaaacagaccattgAAGACGAGTTGGGAGAAATGTCTTTAAATAAACaagataacaaaaaccaaaccaaacccactgccatcaagtcgattttgactcatagtggccccacagggtctccaaagctgtaaacctttatggaagcagactgccccatctttttcctgtggcgTGGCTGAGgtgtctgaactgccgaccttttggttagcagcccaacactttaaccactgtgccatcagagctccttaacAAGATAACAGCACCCAAAAATCAGGCGGTGCGTCTCACACAATGACTAACTTCGGCGTGTGCGAACAACAGCTCATCCCCATACACAGAACCGAAGGAGCCGCTCCTAAAAGGACCAGTAATCAACTTTTCGGGCAAGATTTACATGAACAGCTTTGTTACACATAAATGCTAACTGCTCCTGTCACAGCACGGAAGCGCTCTAACGAGCACACTATCTCATCCTGAAAAAGAACAGCAGGGCCTCGGCCCGCATTCCATGATGGCTTATGTGACCACAGGCTACAGTGGTCTGTGCATGGAGACCCCTGCACGTGGGCCTGAAGCAGGCCCGCCACCTCACCTGGCTTCCGGCCGTCACCCAGCTCGAACCTGTCCCGCGGTGGCCGGAGTGGGCTGCGGCTCCAGTGGCTGGCTTTCACCTTCTCACCATACTCCTCCCGCATGGTGCGGTGATGTGCAGACACTGGTAACCACAGAACAGACCAAGGGGTACGCTGCAGCACCCTCTTTCCTCCTCTCATCACCCCCACCTTCTGATGACAGAAATGCCCGCAGTGTGTACATGGTGCCTACAACACTTGGTGGGAGGCCAGGAAGCCCAGAGGCCATAAGTTGCCCTGAGGATTAAGCGGGCCTCCAGACTGATTCCCATTGGTCAGACAGGGAGGGGGAAGG
This DNA window, taken from Elephas maximus indicus isolate mEleMax1 chromosome 3, mEleMax1 primary haplotype, whole genome shotgun sequence, encodes the following:
- the MMP23B gene encoding matrix metalloproteinase-23 isoform X2 — encoded protein: MGRGACAPSKASGAPGQDRRFGAVLGALCLLPALVLLARPGVPAAQGDVAAPDPAGVPVTPVPGSPPLQAPRRRRYTLTPARLRWDHFNLTYRILSFPRNLLSPSETRRGLAAAFRMWSDVSPFSFREVAPEQPSDLRIGFYPINHTDCLTSALHHCFDGPTGELAHAFFPPHGGIHFDDSEYWVLGPTRYSWKKAHEIGHALGLMHSQHVRALMHLNATLRGWKALSQDEMWGLHRLYGCLDRLFVCASWARRGFCDARRRLMKRLCPSSCDFCYEFPFPTVAATPPPPRTKTRLVPEGRNVTFRCGQKILHKKGKVYWYKDQEPLEFSYPGYLALGEAHLSIIANAINEGTYTCVVRRRQRVLTTYSWRVRVRS
- the MMP23B gene encoding matrix metalloproteinase-23 isoform X1; protein product: MGRGACAPSKASGAPGQDRRFGAVLGALCLLPALVLLARPGVPAAQGDVAAPDPAGVPVTPVPGSPPLQAPRRRRYTLTPARLRWDHFNLTYRILSFPRNLLSPSETRRGLAAAFRMWSDVSPFSFREVAPEQPSDLRIGFYPINHTDCLTSALHHCFDGPTGELAHAFFPPHGGIHFDDSEYWVLGPTRYSWKKGVWLTDLVHVAAHEIGHALGLMHSQHVRALMHLNATLRGWKALSQDEMWGLHRLYGCLDRLFVCASWARRGFCDARRRLMKRLCPSSCDFCYEFPFPTVAATPPPPRTKTRLVPEGRNVTFRCGQKILHKKGKVYWYKDQEPLEFSYPGYLALGEAHLSIIANAINEGTYTCVVRRRQRVLTTYSWRVRVRS